Proteins found in one Nitrosopumilus maritimus SCM1 genomic segment:
- a CDS encoding cation:proton antiporter, with protein MAADAHFIETIIGIGILLFAAKLMAELFLRLKLPIVLGELLAGMIVGPFALGQFFIIDGKQLLHINDEIKILGEMGAIVILFMAGLEMTPKEFLKGGKASFTVGTLGVVVPFFAGFLIFGFFGFEALESMLIATALTATSIAISIQVLSEFGKLKAPEARLIIGAAVVDDILAIAVLSVVISITGSDAGIESIVITDVMITILQVLGFFAIMLIVAVIVIPKVITPRLWKAKGSVEGIATASFFGAAALAGSIGLSPIVGAFAVGMALSTTKVFEKVENYIGKIGLIFAPLFFAIIGAQVDLRAVDLNILMISGVIIAVAIVTKLLGCGLPAMFFLKNKAQGMRVGIGMISRGEVGLIVAGVGVTAGVLTSEVYSTIVIMVAVTTIITPIWLKMEYRKEQRSGSGEPEQSIEQKPE; from the coding sequence ATGGCTGCAGATGCACATTTCATTGAAACAATTATCGGGATTGGCATACTCCTTTTTGCAGCTAAATTAATGGCAGAGCTTTTCTTGAGATTAAAGCTTCCAATTGTATTAGGCGAATTATTAGCAGGAATGATTGTTGGACCATTTGCGTTAGGTCAGTTTTTCATCATAGATGGAAAACAGTTGTTGCACATCAATGATGAGATAAAAATTCTAGGAGAAATGGGCGCAATTGTAATTTTGTTTATGGCAGGATTAGAAATGACACCAAAAGAATTCCTGAAAGGTGGAAAGGCGTCGTTTACCGTTGGGACATTAGGGGTGGTAGTCCCGTTCTTTGCAGGTTTTCTAATTTTTGGATTTTTTGGATTCGAAGCGTTAGAATCGATGTTAATTGCAACAGCGCTCACAGCTACCAGTATTGCAATTTCGATTCAAGTACTTAGTGAATTTGGTAAGCTAAAGGCACCTGAAGCTAGATTGATTATTGGTGCTGCAGTAGTTGATGACATATTAGCGATTGCAGTTTTGTCAGTTGTAATTTCAATAACAGGTTCAGATGCAGGAATTGAAAGCATAGTAATCACAGATGTGATGATAACAATTTTGCAAGTACTAGGATTCTTTGCAATTATGTTAATTGTAGCAGTAATAGTAATTCCCAAAGTCATCACTCCACGTTTATGGAAGGCAAAGGGTAGTGTTGAAGGAATAGCCACAGCGTCGTTCTTTGGTGCTGCAGCGCTTGCAGGCTCAATTGGATTGTCACCGATTGTTGGTGCGTTTGCAGTAGGAATGGCATTGTCGACTACCAAAGTGTTTGAAAAGGTTGAGAATTATATCGGAAAGATTGGATTGATTTTTGCACCGTTATTCTTTGCAATTATTGGAGCGCAGGTAGACCTACGGGCAGTTGATTTGAATATTTTGATGATCAGTGGAGTAATCATTGCAGTTGCAATTGTTACAAAGTTGTTAGGTTGTGGATTGCCAGCAATGTTCTTCTTGAAAAACAAAGCTCAGGGAATGAGAGTGGGTATTGGAATGATTTCAAGAGGAGAAGTAGGATTAATTGTTGCAGGAGTAGGAGTTACTGCAGGAGTATTAACATCAGAAGTATACTCTACAATTGTAATCATGGTTGCAGTCACTACAATAATTACACCAATTTGGTTAAAGATGGAATACAGAAAAGAGCAAAGAAGTGGAAGTGGTGAACCAGAACAAAGCATAGAACAAAAGCCAGAGTAA
- the purM gene encoding phosphoribosylformylglycinamidine cyclo-ligase, which produces MALTYKKAGVDISKIKQSQMAIGKLISSTHKLQKKAKIAHGFGHYAGIVEIPGGKLLATHTDGVGTKVVIANMMKKYNTIGIDCVAMNVNDIICIGATPISFVDYIAANKNDVPIFKKIVEGLVKGAKKSAMPIVGGETAIMPDVIEGKGFAFDLAGMVVGLVEKKQMVLGNKIRAGDVIIGANSTGIHSNGYSLARKALLKKYSVKDKVKGVGTIGDALLKPTEIYTKPVLEMVEKCKINGLAHITGGSFTKLLRLKKIGYEIDSLPKIPPIMGLIAEQGVKSEEMYKTFNMGVGFCVVAPKDQATKIKSIFKKYKISSQEIGQIVSKKGVFVNSQKIA; this is translated from the coding sequence ATGGCTCTAACCTACAAAAAAGCAGGAGTAGACATTTCCAAAATTAAACAAAGCCAGATGGCAATTGGCAAATTAATTTCATCAACTCATAAACTACAAAAAAAAGCAAAGATAGCACATGGGTTTGGTCATTATGCAGGAATTGTAGAAATTCCAGGAGGAAAACTTTTAGCTACACATACTGATGGGGTTGGAACCAAAGTAGTTATTGCAAACATGATGAAAAAATACAACACAATAGGAATTGATTGTGTTGCAATGAATGTTAATGATATAATCTGTATTGGTGCAACACCAATATCATTTGTAGATTACATTGCTGCAAACAAAAATGATGTGCCAATTTTCAAAAAAATTGTAGAAGGGTTGGTGAAAGGTGCAAAAAAATCTGCAATGCCAATTGTAGGAGGAGAGACTGCAATCATGCCAGATGTCATAGAAGGGAAAGGTTTTGCATTTGATCTAGCAGGGATGGTTGTAGGATTAGTAGAGAAAAAACAGATGGTGCTTGGAAACAAAATAAGAGCAGGAGACGTAATAATTGGTGCAAACAGTACAGGAATTCATTCAAACGGGTATTCACTTGCAAGAAAAGCATTATTGAAAAAATATTCAGTTAAAGACAAAGTAAAAGGAGTAGGAACCATTGGGGATGCATTACTAAAACCAACTGAAATCTATACAAAACCAGTTTTAGAGATGGTTGAAAAATGCAAGATTAACGGTCTTGCACATATAACTGGAGGCTCATTTACCAAACTGTTACGACTAAAGAAAATAGGCTACGAAATAGATTCCTTGCCAAAAATCCCACCAATCATGGGTCTCATTGCAGAACAAGGAGTAAAGTCTGAAGAAATGTACAAGACATTCAACATGGGGGTAGGATTTTGTGTGGTGGCACCAAAAGATCAGGCAACAAAAATCAAATCAATATTCAAAAAATACAAGATCTCAAGTCAGGAGATAGGCCAAATTGTTTCTAAGAAAGGTGTTTTTGTAAATTCACAAAAAATTGCATAA
- a CDS encoding proteasome assembly chaperone family protein, with amino-acid sequence MPKEFPEAEVFEIKKRELKSPVIFAGFVGAGLVGPVAINHIIEKLEMDEIAVMRSKHLPPSTVFMRGRLRHPFRFYANKEGTICAIICEITLRMEGLYSLVASILDWAAAKGSKEIVILDGVASTEHDDKAYCAAEEDLVRTMADKDISMIPQGFITGIPGGILNECLVREIQGLTLLAKASRDTTDSGAAATLIEALNRFYDTDIDTTDLQEEKDRIHSEFSELSQKYVEHREEIAGMYM; translated from the coding sequence GTGCCAAAAGAATTTCCAGAAGCAGAAGTTTTTGAAATAAAGAAAAGAGAGTTAAAGAGTCCTGTAATTTTTGCAGGTTTTGTTGGTGCAGGTTTAGTGGGACCTGTTGCAATTAATCACATAATTGAGAAATTAGAAATGGATGAAATTGCAGTTATGAGATCAAAACATCTTCCACCATCAACAGTATTTATGAGAGGCAGATTACGTCACCCATTTAGATTCTATGCAAACAAAGAAGGTACAATTTGTGCAATTATTTGCGAAATTACACTAAGAATGGAAGGTCTGTATTCGTTGGTTGCATCAATTTTAGATTGGGCCGCGGCAAAGGGATCAAAAGAAATTGTTATTTTAGACGGAGTTGCAAGTACGGAACACGACGATAAAGCGTATTGTGCTGCTGAAGAAGATTTGGTAAGAACCATGGCCGACAAAGACATCAGTATGATTCCACAAGGATTCATCACAGGAATTCCAGGAGGAATACTAAACGAATGTTTGGTAAGAGAAATTCAAGGATTGACATTGTTGGCAAAGGCAAGTAGAGATACCACAGATTCTGGGGCTGCAGCCACATTAATTGAGGCTTTAAATCGATTCTATGATACAGACATAGACACAACGGATCTGCAAGAAGAAAAAGATAGAATTCATTCAGAGTTTAGTGAGTTGTCTCAAAAATATGTAGAACATAGAGAAGAGATAGCTGGAATGTACATGTGA
- a CDS encoding P-II family nitrogen regulator — MKKIEAVIRRKNFPTIKSHLHIIGSYIIDKRNLEDSNIYDESKGSRVGSTGLKSIPLAKIEMVVPDKDARKVVEMISTNSGLSATHGGKIFVSEMEEVVDMETNDATQDLELILDEKPSSVQLPKRSRLVPLQKFTLHKLQVIYEENKETL, encoded by the coding sequence ATGAAAAAAATTGAGGCTGTCATTAGGAGAAAAAATTTTCCGACGATTAAATCTCATTTACATATTATTGGTAGTTACATTATAGATAAACGAAATTTAGAAGACAGTAACATCTATGATGAATCAAAAGGTTCACGTGTAGGTTCTACTGGTCTCAAATCAATTCCTTTAGCAAAAATCGAAATGGTGGTACCTGACAAAGATGCACGAAAAGTTGTTGAAATGATTTCTACAAACTCTGGGTTATCTGCAACCCATGGTGGCAAGATCTTTGTATCTGAAATGGAAGAAGTCGTTGACATGGAAACAAATGATGCTACACAAGATCTTGAACTTATCCTAGACGAAAAACCCTCTTCAGTACAATTACCAAAACGTAGTAGACTTGTTCCATTACAAAAATTCACTTTGCATAAACTACAAGTAATCTATGAGGAGAACAAAGAAACTCTTTGA
- a CDS encoding P-II family nitrogen regulator: MLKIEAILGENDVMAISEELKKIGIGGLTVTKVRGRGKRPAPEIHASKGSEIFVPQFTEKYFITAIIPDAREDEVVKIIKDNGRIGKIFVSQVLRAVDIATDTEGEETVM, from the coding sequence ATGCTCAAAATAGAAGCTATTCTCGGCGAAAATGATGTAATGGCAATAAGTGAAGAATTAAAGAAGATTGGAATAGGAGGACTCACAGTTACCAAAGTAAGAGGTAGAGGAAAGAGACCAGCCCCAGAAATTCACGCATCAAAAGGAAGTGAAATTTTTGTCCCACAATTTACAGAAAAATATTTCATCACAGCTATTATTCCAGACGCCAGAGAAGACGAAGTAGTAAAGATAATCAAAGATAATGGTAGAATTGGCAAGATTTTTGTCTCACAGGTTTTGCGCGCAGTAGATATTGCAACTGACACAGAGGGCGAAGAGACTGTTATGTGA
- a CDS encoding ammonium transporter codes for MVLDSGDTAWMLVAGSLVLLMIPALGLFESGLLRKKNAASIFMQIFFGLALLSVMWFVFGFSLSFSPSEHGLIGDMEWVFLKGVPSDDSLPFAPTIPGVLFVKFQLMFACITPLLLTGTIAERMKFSSFIVFISAWSMLIYYPLVHWVWGGGWLAQLGVVDFAGGIVIHTSVGMAALAAAIVLGKRRNYGPAIMIPHSIPLAVLGSSLLWLGWFGFNAGSALAASGGVAGNTVIVTHMASSVSALIWAGLSWVRTGKPSVVATINGAIAGLAGITPASGFVSAEHAFVIGIAIGVISYSGVVLFKEKLHIDDALDVSSVHGVAGIVGSLAIGIFASTMINPGGVDGLLFGNPDQLWIQAVGVAVAAAIGFGGTWILMQIIKHLMGIRVSARVEDVGLDISEHAESAYSDEEEFMLDMDTYTDSLQEKDEIFRKKK; via the coding sequence ATGGTACTTGATTCTGGAGATACAGCGTGGATGCTTGTAGCTGGAAGTCTTGTATTGCTTATGATCCCTGCATTGGGTCTTTTTGAATCTGGTTTACTAAGAAAGAAAAATGCAGCTTCAATTTTCATGCAAATCTTTTTCGGATTGGCACTTTTGAGTGTCATGTGGTTTGTATTTGGATTTAGTTTATCATTTAGTCCTTCAGAACATGGTTTAATCGGAGATATGGAATGGGTGTTCCTCAAAGGTGTACCTTCTGATGATTCATTACCATTTGCTCCAACTATTCCTGGTGTACTATTTGTAAAATTCCAATTGATGTTTGCATGTATTACGCCATTACTCCTTACAGGAACAATTGCTGAAAGAATGAAATTTAGTTCCTTTATTGTTTTCATATCTGCATGGTCTATGTTGATCTACTATCCTCTTGTACACTGGGTATGGGGTGGCGGTTGGTTAGCCCAATTAGGTGTTGTAGACTTTGCTGGTGGTATTGTAATTCACACTAGTGTTGGTATGGCAGCTCTAGCTGCTGCAATAGTATTAGGAAAGAGACGAAATTACGGTCCTGCTATTATGATTCCTCACAGTATCCCACTCGCGGTTCTTGGTTCATCTTTGCTATGGCTTGGATGGTTCGGATTTAACGCAGGTAGTGCTCTTGCAGCATCTGGTGGTGTTGCAGGTAATACTGTAATTGTAACTCACATGGCTTCTTCAGTTTCAGCTTTGATTTGGGCTGGACTTTCATGGGTAAGAACAGGAAAACCATCTGTTGTTGCTACCATTAATGGTGCAATCGCAGGTCTTGCTGGAATTACTCCTGCATCAGGATTTGTCAGTGCTGAACACGCATTTGTAATTGGAATTGCTATCGGTGTAATCTCTTACTCTGGTGTAGTGTTATTCAAAGAGAAATTACACATAGATGATGCACTTGATGTTAGCTCAGTCCACGGTGTTGCAGGTATTGTGGGTTCTCTTGCAATTGGTATCTTTGCAAGTACTATGATTAACCCTGGTGGCGTTGATGGATTACTATTTGGCAATCCTGACCAACTATGGATTCAAGCAGTAGGTGTTGCAGTTGCAGCCGCAATCGGATTTGGTGGAACATGGATACTGATGCAGATAATCAAACATCTTATGGGAATTAGGGTTAGTGCGCGTGTAGAAGATGTTGGTCTTGATATAAGTGAACATGCTGAGTCGGCATACTCTGATGAAGAAGAATTCATGCTAGATATGGATACGTACACTGATTCATTACAAGAAAAAGATGAAATCTTTAGAAAGAAAAAATAG
- a CDS encoding DUF6659 family protein: MGNNYDELTQKILALDPQVRFAGVANNKGELVAGGQKDDVEKLLAEDDVKMSIHYALQKRDLYTNLAYRIGNETSSITEYEKVTMITIPISSSELFLVSTEPRADYLKIIDAVRSELGLSGD; encoded by the coding sequence TTGGGAAATAATTATGACGAACTAACACAAAAAATTCTTGCTTTAGATCCTCAAGTAAGATTTGCTGGTGTTGCAAACAATAAGGGTGAACTTGTTGCTGGAGGACAAAAAGATGATGTTGAAAAATTACTTGCTGAAGATGATGTTAAAATGTCCATTCACTATGCTTTACAAAAACGAGACTTGTATACAAACTTGGCATATAGAATAGGAAATGAGACTTCATCAATTACAGAATATGAAAAAGTCACAATGATTACTATTCCAATAAGTTCTAGTGAATTATTCTTAGTCAGTACAGAACCCCGTGCAGATTATCTGAAAATTATTGATGCAGTTCGCTCTGAACTTGGTTTATCTGGTGATTAA
- a CDS encoding calcium/sodium antiporter, which produces MEIVISAVLTVVGLVMLCFGGNWLVSGGVAIARKFRISNLVIGMTIVAYGTSTPELAASIAAAGEHSAIILGNIIGSNIANVGMVIGIAAILVPLSIHKSILRKEIPIMLGVSVLLILISIDGELSTYDGILLLVGLGVFGYYTFKDAMKRREDNKDDIQQGGNNVYLKSIGLIGLGIGLLYVGALLTVDNAVILAKEFGLSEKIIGLTVIAIGTSLPELITSIIAIRKGHSDIGVGNIIGSNIYNILMIMGVGAALGGVMISDDVYVDYAIMILFSISLLIGLKTGVINRAMGVCLAIGYVTYLVLTFFK; this is translated from the coding sequence GTGGAAATTGTAATCAGTGCAGTTCTAACTGTTGTTGGATTAGTGATGTTGTGTTTTGGTGGCAACTGGTTAGTTAGTGGTGGTGTTGCCATTGCACGAAAATTTCGCATTAGTAATCTTGTAATTGGTATGACTATTGTTGCATATGGTACCTCTACTCCAGAACTTGCAGCAAGTATTGCAGCTGCTGGGGAACATAGTGCAATTATTTTGGGAAACATCATTGGAAGTAACATTGCAAACGTTGGTATGGTGATTGGAATTGCTGCAATCTTGGTACCTCTTTCAATTCACAAATCTATACTTCGAAAAGAAATTCCTATAATGCTTGGTGTTTCTGTTTTGTTGATTTTAATTTCGATTGATGGCGAACTATCAACCTATGATGGAATATTGTTGCTTGTTGGATTGGGAGTCTTTGGATATTATACTTTTAAGGATGCAATGAAACGACGAGAAGACAATAAAGATGACATTCAACAAGGTGGCAATAATGTATATCTCAAGTCTATTGGTCTGATTGGACTTGGAATTGGCCTCTTGTATGTTGGTGCACTTTTGACAGTTGATAATGCTGTAATTCTTGCCAAAGAATTTGGATTGTCTGAAAAAATTATTGGTCTAACAGTTATTGCAATTGGAACATCTCTTCCAGAACTAATCACATCCATCATTGCAATCAGAAAGGGACATAGCGATATTGGAGTTGGAAACATCATTGGAAGTAATATTTACAATATTTTGATGATAATGGGTGTTGGTGCTGCACTTGGTGGCGTGATGATTTCAGATGATGTTTATGTTGATTATGCAATTATGATTCTGTTTAGTATTTCATTGTTAATTGGACTAAAAACAGGCGTAATTAACAGGGCCATGGGTGTGTGTTTGGCAATTGGATATGTTACCTATCTTGTCTTGACCTTTTTCAAATGA
- a CDS encoding TldD/PmbA family protein: MPALEKALQHSKKKQIDECEIVSVKKNITTVRITDSEIAEIKQNFDESFGIRIIHGKKIASIQTTKKEDIEKAIDSAFLTIPNLKPREFWQGLPTTVSSTNLEGTFDEKLDKISGSEMMDITQSMINSANSDKIDTITGSLNIVSELFEIENSNGLFFKDKSTYISGIINAESEHGILPVSGIGHASGRILANFATEQIGEDAKKMCIESINPKKIDSDTYDIIFEPYSVGELLAFVVSSNFDFKTFSEKKSCFSNNFDDEIAVDDFNLTDDPHMADGVGTKVVDDEGVITQKNNLIEKGVFKNTFSNLFDSYKENKKSTGNGARIGSPMGRSSEPISISAPHNLKIDSGKTSQEDMIKDTKHGILVGRLWYTYAVNPIKGDFSCTARSGVRIIEDGEIKNPGKSVRIIHNLPTMLKNISEIGNNQQNVIQWASLPSITPSIKAEKIKVITI; the protein is encoded by the coding sequence TTGCCTGCCTTAGAAAAGGCATTACAACATTCAAAGAAAAAACAAATCGATGAGTGTGAAATAGTTTCTGTTAAAAAAAATATCACAACAGTAAGAATCACGGATTCAGAAATTGCAGAGATTAAACAAAATTTTGATGAGAGTTTTGGAATAAGAATAATTCATGGCAAAAAAATTGCATCTATTCAAACCACAAAAAAAGAAGATATTGAAAAAGCAATTGATTCAGCATTTTTGACAATCCCAAATCTCAAACCAAGAGAGTTTTGGCAAGGATTACCCACAACTGTTTCAAGTACAAATCTAGAAGGAACGTTTGATGAGAAATTAGATAAAATTTCAGGCTCAGAGATGATGGATATCACACAATCCATGATAAATTCAGCAAATTCTGATAAAATCGATACGATTACAGGTTCATTGAACATAGTTTCAGAGTTATTTGAGATTGAAAATTCCAATGGGCTTTTCTTCAAAGACAAATCAACATACATTTCAGGAATAATTAACGCTGAATCAGAACATGGAATTTTACCAGTATCAGGAATAGGTCATGCAAGTGGCAGAATTTTGGCAAACTTTGCAACAGAGCAAATTGGTGAAGACGCAAAAAAGATGTGCATAGAATCGATAAATCCTAAGAAGATTGATTCAGATACTTATGATATAATTTTTGAACCATATTCAGTAGGAGAATTGCTAGCATTTGTTGTCTCATCAAATTTTGATTTTAAGACATTTTCAGAAAAAAAGAGTTGTTTTTCAAATAATTTTGATGATGAAATTGCAGTTGATGATTTTAACTTAACAGATGACCCACATATGGCAGATGGTGTAGGAACAAAAGTAGTTGATGATGAAGGAGTTATTACACAAAAAAATAATTTGATTGAAAAGGGGGTTTTCAAAAACACGTTTTCAAATTTGTTTGATAGTTACAAAGAAAATAAAAAATCAACAGGAAATGGTGCCAGAATTGGTTCTCCTATGGGCAGAAGTTCGGAACCAATTTCAATTTCAGCCCCGCATAATCTAAAAATTGATTCAGGAAAAACTTCTCAAGAAGATATGATCAAAGATACAAAACACGGAATACTAGTTGGAAGGTTATGGTACACATATGCAGTAAATCCCATCAAAGGAGATTTTTCATGTACTGCAAGAAGTGGAGTTAGAATTATTGAAGATGGAGAAATTAAAAATCCAGGAAAATCAGTTAGAATAATTCACAATCTTCCAACAATGTTGAAAAATATTTCAGAGATTGGAAATAATCAACAAAATGTTATCCAATGGGCATCATTGCCATCTATCACACCATCAATCAAGGCAGAAAAAATCAAAGTAATCACAATTTAA
- the cofH gene encoding 5-amino-6-(D-ribitylamino)uracil--L-tyrosine 4-hydroxyphenyl transferase CofH translates to MTLNIDSLFKNADPVVSEILNRALSEKEITSKEGLELYDTSGIDFHLVGLVADELRKRRVGDVVSYVVNRNINFTNVCIKQCGFCAFSRDFREEEGYFLPTEEIVRRAKEAHQLGATEVCVQAGLPPDMEGDVYENICREIKKEVPDIHIHGFSPEEILYGATRSGVEIEEFLKRMKEAGVDTLPGTSAEILDQELRDKISPGRISVKDWERVIKNAHKMGINTTSTMMFGHLESQEDRVKHIEKLRDIQKETGGFTEFVPLNFIHTEAPMYKHQLHEGIKQGGSGNDVLLTHAIARIMLNNHINNIQMSWVKEGQKMSQLLLMWGANDFGGTLINESISTSAGSEHGQLLKPKEIRRMIREIKRIPAERNTKYEILRKFEDDTEHEDELDKISNTSQFGSYTELIKINKFNYENPRRK, encoded by the coding sequence ATGACACTAAACATAGACTCACTTTTTAAAAATGCAGATCCAGTTGTATCAGAAATTCTAAACCGGGCACTATCAGAAAAAGAGATTACATCAAAAGAAGGATTAGAGTTGTACGATACATCAGGTATTGATTTTCACCTAGTAGGATTAGTTGCAGATGAGCTAAGAAAGAGAAGGGTAGGAGATGTTGTATCTTACGTAGTAAACAGGAACATCAATTTTACTAATGTCTGCATAAAACAATGTGGATTTTGTGCATTTAGCAGAGACTTTAGAGAAGAAGAAGGGTATTTTCTTCCAACAGAAGAAATCGTACGCAGAGCAAAGGAAGCACATCAACTAGGAGCAACAGAAGTTTGCGTCCAAGCAGGTCTTCCACCAGACATGGAAGGAGATGTTTATGAAAACATTTGCAGAGAGATCAAAAAAGAGGTTCCAGATATCCACATTCATGGATTCTCACCTGAAGAGATTCTCTATGGCGCAACACGTTCAGGAGTAGAAATAGAAGAATTTCTAAAACGAATGAAGGAAGCAGGAGTAGATACACTCCCAGGAACATCTGCAGAGATTTTAGACCAAGAACTCAGAGACAAGATTTCACCAGGCAGAATAAGTGTAAAAGATTGGGAGAGAGTCATCAAAAATGCCCACAAAATGGGAATAAACACAACATCAACTATGATGTTTGGACATTTGGAATCACAAGAAGACAGAGTCAAACACATTGAGAAATTAAGAGATATTCAAAAAGAGACAGGAGGGTTTACAGAATTTGTTCCACTTAACTTTATTCATACAGAAGCACCAATGTACAAACATCAATTACATGAAGGAATCAAACAAGGAGGTAGTGGAAATGATGTCTTACTCACTCATGCAATTGCAAGAATAATGCTGAATAATCACATCAATAACATACAAATGTCTTGGGTTAAAGAGGGACAAAAAATGTCTCAATTATTGTTAATGTGGGGAGCTAATGACTTTGGAGGAACTTTGATTAACGAGAGTATTTCGACTTCTGCAGGTTCAGAGCACGGACAATTGTTAAAACCAAAAGAAATCAGACGCATGATAAGAGAAATTAAAAGAATTCCAGCAGAAAGGAACACAAAATATGAAATATTGCGAAAATTTGAAGATGACACAGAGCACGAAGACGAATTAGACAAGATTTCAAACACATCACAGTTTGGATCATATACTGAATTGATTAAGATAAACAAATTCAATTATGAAAACCCAAGGAGAAAATAA
- the cofG gene encoding 7,8-didemethyl-8-hydroxy-5-deazariboflavin synthase subunit CofG translates to MSKLVLNSESLNNVLDNKEISRHSILEIYHNAIKNPNELFSTAQVLRKKHKGNSVTFSKKAFFNIVNLCKDSCSYCTYKAEPGEEKLSLMSKQQITELLDLAKKYRCVEALFVTGEQPEQRYQEAKDWLKENGFTSTSEYLIHASEIALEKGLFPHTNAGNLNFEEMKELKKTNVSMGLMLENISERLTEKGMPHYLAASKRPKARLEILENSGKLQIPMTTGILVGIGETIEEIIDSLLTIKELHQKYGNIQEVILQNFQPKQDTRMKDEPSADEKYFKTIVALSRIIMPEMNIQIPPNLSPKSYQSFLSVGINDWGGISPLTPDFVNPEFSWPEINKVDENSKSAGFDLKCRFPIYPEFFSFISKELQEKMKEIQNEEGLVKEEYWR, encoded by the coding sequence TTGAGCAAACTTGTATTAAATTCTGAGAGTTTAAACAATGTTTTAGACAATAAAGAAATCTCTCGTCACAGTATTTTAGAAATTTATCATAATGCAATAAAAAACCCAAATGAACTTTTTTCAACAGCACAAGTTCTAAGAAAAAAACACAAAGGGAATTCTGTAACATTTTCAAAAAAAGCATTCTTCAACATTGTTAATCTCTGTAAAGACAGTTGTTCATACTGTACATACAAAGCAGAGCCCGGAGAAGAGAAACTATCATTAATGTCAAAACAACAAATTACAGAATTACTAGATCTTGCAAAAAAATACAGATGTGTTGAAGCATTGTTTGTAACAGGGGAACAACCAGAACAAAGATACCAAGAAGCAAAAGACTGGCTAAAAGAAAATGGATTCACATCTACATCAGAATATCTAATTCATGCATCAGAAATTGCATTAGAAAAAGGACTTTTCCCGCACACAAATGCAGGAAATTTGAATTTTGAAGAGATGAAAGAACTAAAGAAAACAAATGTTTCAATGGGCCTAATGCTTGAAAACATTAGTGAAAGATTAACAGAAAAAGGAATGCCACATTATTTGGCAGCTAGTAAAAGACCAAAAGCAAGATTAGAAATTTTAGAAAACTCTGGAAAATTACAAATTCCAATGACTACAGGAATTCTTGTAGGAATAGGAGAAACAATAGAAGAAATCATTGATTCATTATTAACAATCAAAGAGTTACACCAGAAATATGGAAACATTCAAGAGGTAATTTTACAAAATTTCCAACCAAAACAAGACACAAGAATGAAAGATGAACCATCTGCAGATGAAAAATATTTCAAAACAATTGTTGCCCTATCTAGAATAATTATGCCAGAGATGAACATACAGATTCCACCAAATCTATCTCCAAAGTCTTATCAGAGTTTTTTGTCTGTAGGAATTAATGATTGGGGAGGAATTTCACCTTTGACTCCTGATTTTGTGAACCCCGAATTTTCTTGGCCAGAAATTAACAAAGTCGATGAAAATTCAAAAAGTGCAGGATTTGATTTGAAATGCAGATTCCCAATATACCCGGAATTCTTTTCTTTTATTAGTAAAGAACTACAAGAGAAGATGAAAGAGATTCAAAATGAGGAAGGGTTGGTAAAAGAGGAGTATTGGAGATGA